In one window of Thermus aquaticus DNA:
- a CDS encoding FecCD family ABC transporter permease, producing the protein MARRPYARALALLALLLPLALLLAASQGAYPIPLWEFPQALREGGERAAVLWNIRFPRVVLAALVGGGLAMAAAALQGVFRTPLVEPGLVGMGGAAALGALLGLALWPSLPWLLPLFAALGAFALAGLLSRLAHREGPVLLLVGLAAGLTLGAVLGIVQFMVHDPQGRSLSFWTLGSFAGASWEGVALTASLLLLSGLALLRLAHFLNALALGEEEAFHLGVPVWSLRRWVLAWSGLAVGAAVAAGGNVAFVGLLVPWFLRRWVGSDYRFLLPGSFLGGAALAVLADLLARTLFAPAELPVGLLTTVLGGPLFLYLVLWEGRHA; encoded by the coding sequence TTGGCCAGACGGCCCTACGCCAGGGCCCTGGCCCTCTTGGCCTTGCTCCTCCCCTTGGCCCTGCTTCTGGCCGCCTCGCAGGGAGCCTACCCCATACCCCTTTGGGAGTTTCCCCAGGCCCTTCGCGAAGGGGGGGAGCGGGCGGCCGTCCTCTGGAACATCCGTTTTCCCAGGGTGGTCCTGGCGGCCCTGGTGGGCGGGGGCCTGGCCATGGCCGCGGCGGCCTTGCAGGGGGTGTTCCGGACCCCTCTGGTGGAGCCCGGTCTGGTGGGGATGGGCGGGGCGGCGGCCTTGGGGGCCCTCCTGGGGTTGGCCCTCTGGCCCTCCCTCCCCTGGCTCCTCCCCCTCTTCGCCGCCTTGGGGGCCTTCGCCCTGGCGGGGCTCCTCTCCCGTTTGGCCCACCGGGAGGGCCCGGTGCTTCTCCTCGTGGGCCTGGCGGCGGGGCTTACCTTAGGGGCCGTTTTGGGGATTGTCCAGTTCATGGTCCACGACCCCCAGGGGCGTAGCCTCAGCTTCTGGACCTTGGGTAGCTTTGCCGGGGCCAGCTGGGAGGGCGTGGCCCTGACCGCATCCCTCCTCCTCCTCAGCGGGCTCGCCCTCCTTCGCCTAGCCCACTTCCTGAACGCCCTGGCCCTGGGAGAGGAGGAGGCCTTTCACCTGGGGGTGCCCGTTTGGAGCCTGAGGAGGTGGGTGTTGGCCTGGTCCGGCCTGGCGGTGGGGGCCGCAGTGGCCGCGGGGGGCAACGTCGCCTTCGTGGGCCTTTTGGTGCCCTGGTTCTTGCGGCGGTGGGTGGGGTCGGACTACCGCTTTCTCCTTCCGGGCTCCTTTCTCGGGGGGGCGGCCCTCGCGGTGCTGGCGGACCTTTTGGCCCGGACCCTCTTCGCCCCGGCGGAGCTTCCCGTGGGGCTCCTGACCACGGTCCTGGGGGGTCCTCTGTTCCTCTACCTGGTCCTTTGGGAGGGGAGGCATGCTTGA